In the Lates calcarifer isolate ASB-BC8 linkage group LG16_LG22, TLL_Latcal_v3, whole genome shotgun sequence genome, AGAAACCTTCACATCTTTTATTGTACACGGTGTTAAatacctctctttctctctctctctctctctctctcacacacacagtattataAATCTCTGCTCACCTTGTAATGACATAAGGTGTGAAGCACACCACAAATGTGCCGATGAATGTACTGATCTTCTTGGTGGCCCTCTGCCTCCTCCGCTTCTGCTCATCCAAGCATTTCTGCCGCACACTGCCAAAGCACACAGGTACCATTATCTACCCAGGAGGCATGATCAGAGACACGCCACacataatgaaaacagagaaaacatgtgGGATGGGGATGTGAAGAAAGCACTGAACTGTGTGCTGTTATCTCTGGGGATTACACTGGGGAAATTTCACACTGCACAGACAACAATTATGTAAATGAACAGTAGTTGGACATTTAATTGAGTAGAAATCAGGGTGGACAGCAAATGATAGAAAGGAAGAACTGAGGATAGGTCTTACTGACCTTAATGAGGCATGATAATGTAAACACTGTCTAACAGCAGGCTTTACagtcacatcatcatcagttgagCACTTTTAATTCATGTGATGTCACCTATAAGGAATCTCTAGAaagtttgtgtatatgtatattttcagtTACTTCAAAGTCTACTTTTGACAGCACAGGCCTGCTGCTGCAACTATTCATTTTCAATACTGCAATTATTTTTGCAAATGGCTGATTGACTGGTTgttaaaatgccagaaaatagtGAACAGTGTGTCACAAGTCAGAATCCAAGGGGATGTTTATAATTGCtcattttgtccaaccaactgccccaaatatttcattgataataatgtaaaacagagaaaagcgGGAAATCctgaagctggagccagaaaaaaaatgtttttttcattttggtaaaTAGATttataatcacattttattattatttttatatatattattatcaaTTCAGCACTGTTTGCAaggcaaaaaagagaaaacacaccatcatcatctcctGTTCATGTTGTATATAAACACAGTAAGTGCAGAATGTCTTAACCCTCATTGGAGCAagtactgattttttttttattttaagatcaAAATGCTCCTTCTTAAATGATTGGCAAATTGGAAAATGAAATGgtaagaaagaaacaaaaaacgcTTTAAAGGAACAAATGGATTAGACTGGATGCATATCTACTGCGTGTTTTACCTGGGATGAATGTCCACGAGCAGCACCAACGTCTGCATAGTGATCACGTCGATGCGTTTACAGTGAAACCTCGCAACTTTCAGCACTTTCAGATACGTTACACACATCACGATCAGCGTGAGGAGGAAAGTGAGGGAGTGCAAAGCCACGGTGAAAACGACAAACTGCGTCCCGGATCCCTTCGCCCTGGCGTTGCAGAGAGTGCACGACGCGTAAAGGTGGTGGTACCCGACCCAGGAGCGACAGGTGGCGACCGTGGAGAAGCAGAGCGAGTGTATCCACGTGTATCCCAGCGCGATCACCGCGTCCCGGTGCCGTATCCTCGAATGGTAGCTCAGCGGGAAAACCACCGCCACCCACCTATCGATGCTGAGAGCTGCCATGCTTAACATGGAGTTCGTGGTGAGAAAAGTGTCGAGGAAACCCATGATTTGACAGTAGCCGCTGCCTCCTCCGGGGTGGCCCGTGGTGACGAGCCCGACAAGAGTTAGTGGCATGTTGGACACGCTCAGCAACAGGTTGCAGAACGTCAAGTTAAGGATGAAAAGACCGGGCACCTGTTTGCGGATCTCCGGGTTGTACAGAAAGCAGATCAGCACTACAACGTTGGACAGCAGCGACACGAAAATAATCCCCAAAACCAACACGGAAGCAACTATATCCGCTGCGTCCATGGTGCCTCCTCTCAAATATCCAGACTTTTGATGAGTGCATCCACAGTCCTGATGCAAACTGTCATCGCGAGTTGAAGTCGCGGCGGTTATGAGTCCAATACATTGTCATGCTTACCCTCCCGGGGCTCCAAATGTCTTCAATAAGCGAAGCGGTCCCTCCAGCTGCGTCCACGATTGAGTCGCGGGGGATTCATGGAGAGGATGCTCACCTGAACGACGTTGTTATGGAGAAATTTGGAAGTCTGTTTCGTGGGAATGGGGTCACAGCTGGAGGCTCGTTCTCGTGAGGCGCTGCGGTAGTTTTCAAGCACCCTTGTCATGCCACTGGTCTCCGGTCGGGTTTCCCGGCTGCGCAATTGCGCGTTGACACGATGGGTAGCTTtgaaaaaagacatgaaaagtACTTCAAGCTTTGGGTCTCGGGCGGCCACTTATATTATCTTCTCTTCCAGGGTCTAAAGCACGTCGCTGCACCCCTGTTCAAAAATAGCTTTTTagtgtaaaaatagaagcaCGACGCACGATTGCGTGGCTGGTGGTGAGGCTGATGTCATGAGCGTCACGTCGAACACAGCAGTTCTGATAATGAGATGTTTTGTGCAAATGCCTACACTAAGTTCGTgcatattattaaaaaaacattttttatcatcattattaatgtttatttgcAAGTTAGTGTCTGACCAGAGTGAGTCACATCACCATCCTGACTTAATTTATACAAAATTCTCAGCAGCAAACACTTACTCTTCAATGCGCAGCTCAGATATCATTGCGATGGAAGAAGGAGACCCAGAGCCTCATCAGTGCAATGTTCAAAGCCTTATATGGCGCTTTAAATGGACGCAGTTATGAGGATTGCTCCATCCAGATTACACAGAGTCCACAGTGCAGCAGCACCACCGTTTCATACTGTGTGTACAGCCTCCAGTCTTGGTAGGGAGGGaatactgtgttttcactggctTTCACTGTCCCATGACcagaaaaacatgcaaatgctagtgtgtgtgtgtgtgtgtgtgtgtgtgtgtttagtgtgaGCCAAGTGGGACTGGCTATAATGACTGACGTTGCTCTCATTTCTGCAGGAGCAGGAATGCACACAAGAGGAAAGGTCAGTAGGGGTCATAAGGTCATAAATAATAACCAGTGGTTGAAAAAGTATTCTGTAAAAAATTatgcaaaatgtgtttaaatcaaAAGTAGAAGGCTACTCCTTTTGCAGAAAAATGACCCCTGTTAGTGTTATATTTATGTCTGAGCTGCATTCTAATGTTGTAGCTGATGGAGGCAGAGctaattttaactactttacAAACTACGGCACGGGTAAATCTATAGCAAATGCATTATATTTCACAAATCGACCTATGATCATATAGGTTGTATGTAAAATCTAAAAGTAAAGTGTCAAATAAATCTAGTGGAGTAAAAATCACAGTATTTACCTCTCTAAAGTACTTAAACTGTAAAGGTTTAAGTAAAGTCTGAGTATCTCAAAATAGGTTTTAAGTAAAGCCCTTGACTAGATATACTTAGCTACCATAGGAAGTGAGATTTGGTAAGCATTCTTCATAAAACTCTACTTTATTAACATCACATAATTCCTACTTTTGAATTAAATCCCCCATGTGCAATGGCAAGTAGAGCTTCAGTAATGCTCAGAAGAATTAAATATTCCAGTTTGGttaaagtgaaagaaaacaacaaaacatttccagTCTGTAATACTCTCTTCAGTAGTGCATGAAGTTGGTGGTTATAAAGATGTGGCTGTTTAATTTAGAGTTTCCTCATCTTGTTTCAGGAATTGTGAGAGTTACAGAGTTACCAGGAAGTTCAGACATTGTCAAGAAGGCAGTGGAGGTTAAATAAGAATGTCTTTCTGTGATTTGCCCTCAATCTGAATCCTCtcagtgtggggaaaaaaactccACTGATCCAGATTGGATCAAACGATTATTTGATGCAGGTCTGGTAATATGTCTGAGGAAAGAGGGCGAGGCAGCATACAAGTCTGTTGATCGTCCTGCTGATGGGAGAGGACATAAATGATTCTCTGTCATCCTTTAGTCACTACAATGTATTGTGGTAGTGGGTCTACAggctgcagtgtaaacaaagCAGAATTCAGAGAATGAACTCACAGAATGAGCCTTTTCATGTGAGGACTGTGATGTACGACCATCATATTATATTAGTCATTTAGCAGCTTCTACTTTCACCTATTTGAATAGACTCATTTGCCACTGTCACAGACCACCATACATCTGAGCTCTCCGAAAATTTCAATTAACATGTTCAATTAGACTCCTCAGTAAGGATGAAAGTTAAAATTACtaacttaagaaaaaaaaaaatcattttcctcAGATTAGTTCCAGGACCAAAATTAAAAGTGGATGTGATCTATAGTGTTTAATTGAAAGAGATTTCTCCACTGTCCAGCTACGAGGACAGGAGAAACCAGTCTATTTGTTATAACAGTGGTCACACGTGCAGCTGTCTAGCCATCCCATAAATTATCGGCAATGACAAATTGCCAATAGCAGCCTTGCAGATTTTCTAATTAATTCCTCTGAAAGAGAAGTTTTTCACTTCTGCCCTGTCCACACCGTGAAAGAACAGATGGTGAAACTacaattggattttttttttttttttttttacacagtgtCAAGTCTCTGCAGTGCTCCCCTTACCAGGATAAAGTTCAACTTCATTTGCTTGCAGACTTTCAGTTAATGAAGTGAAAGGTTACAGCTAAACACAGCCATATATAATCCTCCAAAAGTCTCTGCAGACACctgcagttttttattttacatttatagtAGATGTATTTTTATCTGTGACCCCAGATGTGGCTGTAAATGTATTCCAAAACTATTCTTATTGGTTAACTTTGGTGAATGATCTGTCATTGCTGGTCTATTTGGCATATAAAAGAATATCAGCTCTAAAGCAGGAGAACGTTAGATTAAATGAACTTTCTTTTAAAGCCACCATGTTTATGATTTGAAAATTTCTTTCTTTGGCGCCACCCAGTGGTGGGATCAAAAAAGCTGTTGGCCGTTTCGGAAATGATGGGCTAAAGCACTATGAAGACTGTATCAATTTTCAGAAGTACTGTGTTATTTCTACAAACAAAAGGTTGTGCTAGTAGAATAATTGGAAAGATATTGTAATTCAAAATTCGACACATAGAAGCTTTAAAGTAGCATTAATGAAGCACAGCGTTAGTTCAGGCAGAGCGCTCAAGTCGTGCTTGTATTAGCCAATTGGGATCAGCAGTTTGTAATATACTCTACAATGATTGCATCATTCATTCACAGCTATGTGGGTGTCCTATTCATGCAGGTGTATGGCATTATAACTCAACACTATAGGCATGATCATGTTACATTTCCACTCAAAAATGTGCCTGCACTCtgctctgaaaaagaaaaaaagctctgaATTTCCATTGTTGGGTTTCAATAGGAGTGAATGGGAAAGGAGCAGCAGAGATAAGTGGTTGGGGTTAGAGTGATGTTGAGGTCAGGTAAAGCATCTCAGAGGAAGGGATAAGGATCAGAGGAACAGTACGTACATGTGACATTATGTGCAAACACTGTTCATACCAGGTACACGACCAAAGCattaaacaaatacatacagtataaatggacagtaaatcattttaaaaaaagaaccaGTTAATTTGAACAATTCACTCTGTGTccatatttaacaaaaatacagtgtgttttcaaagccttcttattttgaaagtctcTAATCTTGGTGCCATAAGGAGTTCTTGACAAAAGTGTATGATTTGGTTTGGAGTCAGTCCATTTCTTCCTCTGAATGTGGAATTTTCCCAAGAATTTTCCTTCAAAACCAATAAAACTGTCCTCATCTTGTAACTGGATTATTTACTCAGTGTTTGTCccaataaaacattaaaagcaaaacCATATTTGTTTTACTGGAAATTTCACATGCGAATGGAAGCCTCGTTAACTTTATTACTAAATCAAAAGTTATCAGCAGTTAAACATATATTACGCCAAAATCAGTTCCCCTTCTAATAGAGAGAGGTCACAAGGAGGTCTTCCTGGGGAGTACCAGAAATGGAGccgtgtctgtgtttttataaaagaGTTCAACAGGGGGCGCTCAGATGCGATGAACGTAGAGACGACGGTAGCCGGCGAGGTGAACCGCGTGGACGACTTTTATCATAAAATTTGTTTTGCACAGGTAAGAACGTTACACATGCACTGTAGAGACGcgaaaaaatacagtttaaactCGTGCGAAGACTATAAAAATGCGCCTCGGTTGCAGGTAGTACTTGTTTAACATGCTACTGAATGTGAGTTTGCATGCAAGcgttggctgtgtgtgtgtgtgctggaagCGTTAGTGATTCGCATACGCAACCCACAGGCCAATTAAAGAGTTTGTAAATTTTGCAAAATGTTTATATAAGCTAAACCACCCCTGACGTTTAATGATGTgttattttgcagtttttactGTGCGGTTAGATTGTTTTGCGTATCTGATCTGAGAAAGTCAAGAAAATTAAGAGGATAGCCTACACCCAGTTGGTGGTTTAgtaggtacacctagctaaagcTAATGTAGCCTATACAACAGTCTTGTAATGAAAGCCTCGACTGAGGTTATAGTGTTCAGTCTTTATTGCAGTTGTTTCAGAGATGCGGTGGTTCAACTGAATGACAAATTCGTAGGATTTAGTTTGTGGTTATGTTTAACTTTATTACACTATACAGAAAGGTGTGGCTACTCTCATTGATACAAATGGGTAAGATTACAGAAACACCTGTACATATATGGCAATGCAAACCAACAGTACCACAATCACCAAAATGTCCTTAAAGCTGAATCAACACCTCCCTAAGCCAGTTTCAGCACAAACTTAAcatgcattagttttagctaagTGTACCTAATAATCTGCCAACTAAGTTTGGACAGTAAACCAACAGGATTAAACCTGTATACCTGCAGTGACTTAGGGTCAGGTGATAATGTGCTGTGCAGTTACTATAAGTAACACCTTCACATCACATGTTTGATCCCTCCAAAATATTCTTTAGTGCTGCTTAAACTTTAATTTCATTACTTGCTTTCCTTCTGAGACCCCATGATTCAAGTCTGTTCTAATGATCCAGTTGTAGTCAATTACAAGCAGTATCATCTGTCAGtactgtctgttttgtttagttGTATGAATTACATAATTAAATCTGACCGTGCCATAGATTTGTCTGCTTAACTGGACATCTCCAGTTACTGCTTTGTCAACCTGCAGTAAAAGATTGTCTGTATGGTTAGAGAAGAAGATGGTGTGATGATTGTTGGCGCTGAAACAAAGCTTGTGGTTATTTCCCAGATAGGAATGTGAGTGTGGCTTTAAGTCTAGTCATTCAGTCATATCGGTTGTGGTTATGACTCACGACAACAGTGTGTATCTTTATCTGCGTTTTCCTTCCTCCAACAGTATCACTCTTCTACACCTATAAAACAGAGCTTACTGTTTACACTCAGTGTGCTCCTCTGGTTTGATGCAGAACCACTTCCAATGTTGATTTACTGTAGATCTGTGGCTGTGGTGTTTTCTGCTGGCGGAATATCAAATGGCTGGTTGTATCTTGGCTGTACATAAATTCTCCAGGCTCAGTTAATCATGCTCGCCCATCTGCTTTGATGTCCTTTCTCTGGTAATGAGTTTGACATCGCTAAACACAACCATGACAGTAAGCTGCTCCCACTAGTTTTTGGAGTGCTGAGTTGGAGTCCTAATGAGAGATCACGATGGTACACGTCAGGACCTTCCATACACTGGGAATAATGTggtttgtcttttaaatgtgtgtatgagatGCATGTTCTTGAAGCAGACTGGCTCTATTGTCCTTTACCTTCTATTCTTGTGGGAATTAGAAGTTTCTACATGAACAGGAATTGTAAGAAAATCCTCCATGGAAGATATCTGTCACttctggatttaaaaaaaaaatttgcatgGTAGTTAGCGAAACATCTTCCTGAGAATAGTGAAGCAAATACTCTACAGTAAGCATGATGCAGAGCAGAGCTTGCACTAGATGACTCGTGCCTGTGGCTGAATGAACACATGCCTGGCTGCAGCCCCAACTGGCTCATGCACAATTTCAGAGGCTGTCTTTTCATAttattctttgtttgtttgtgcttgGACAGCCGTCTCACTTCTGGAGAGTCAGcttcacatgcacatacacgACTAATCTGCTTGTCCGTGCCATGATTCATACTTTCATACGTTGGATGGGTGACTCACAGGAGCAATAGCTAAATTATAAGCATGCGAGTATGTTTCTGCATTTTAATCTCTTGAGGGgatgtttctgttgtaaatGCACAGTCCATGAAGGTCAAACACTAATGTTGTCACAATGTATTTGTAAAACATAGatgaattaattttattttactacCTAAGTACTAAGACTAACAATACAGCCAGGACCCCTTGGTGGCCCTTGTTAGTCATATATAGCATAACCATATCATACAAATACTATCACGCCATTCTTACTATGAGTAAATAGAGGGATGTGTTGCCTTTCCTTAATGACCAGATGTGTGTCTCAATAACCTGAAATATAATTGCAagaactgaatttgaattgtgAGAACTGAATGTAAAGGTGTAAAGACAGTTGAATTTTCAGTGAGGATTAAGTTCAGTTTTAAAGCCAATTATATTTCATAATATTCACTTTCAAGTTTATTGGAATTCAATTCCAAACTaagaaattcaaattcaaatcatTAAAGATTTGAAAAACAGTTTATAGTGATACATATTTCTGGCGGTGAGAGCTCTGATTACAGGTGTCATGGTTATGCTCTACTCACTTTAGGTAACCACAAAAATGATTGGGCTATGAAGTGAAGTCTTGTAACAATTACCTTTCAACACCCATTTCATTTGTCGAACAGATGAAGCCGTACTCCTCCAGCCCTGAGATGAAACACTTTTTTCCACCTTATCTCAGCTAAGGCACAAACGCTCTTGTTAGAGGCGGCAAATATTCTGGTGTTCTCGTTGTACAATTTTAGAGAAAGAATAGTTTACACGATCCTCTTAGGATGTGGAATGATGCTTTCAAGTGtacacagcagcagaagtaaTGGGTTTAAGTGGGAAAGAGAGGTCATTTTTTCCAGAAATCTAATGCAACATATCCATTTGTTGAAGAACAGCTGGTGtgtttacaggaaaaaaaacatggaaaaacagGGAATGAAAACTTGGCAGTGTTTCAGTGCAAACTATTCAgacaataaaatgcatttaGCTCTATCGTTATCTCCAACCGTAAAAGCTTTACCAAAGACAAGTGAGGGAAACGTGAGACTAACTTTAATTGAATGACTGAATATTGCTGGCTCATTGACTCATCTCAGTTTAGTGAAAAGCTCTGTTTAAGGCCTAAGTGTGGTGTGTGGAGAAAGTTACTGCGCCCCACTGTGGAGAATGAGGACAGTGGGGtgtgttctttttctttatctacTGCTGTGATAAGAAGCCACTGTTGTCATGCAGCAGtggcacacacagcacacatcaCACCCACCCTGACTGGGGCGTGGGTGGATGGATGTGCTGATCTGTCTTGTCCCCCTGCTcgtctcctgctgctgctactatTCATTACGCTcacatgctgctgtttgagCGCATGCTGATAGTAGGGGGAAAAGAGCTTAAATTATTTTGACACCTTTCCAAATCTCTTCAAGTAATGGCTCACAGAGTTCataattatgaagaaaaaaaaaatacataggACACTAACATAAGTCAAAAAAATTGATAAACCTTTACGTAACATGTGCTCATATCTTTTTAACCCATATGAAGTGTTGTGTGGCGCCTATTTTAACACTTTTGATGCAGTGCTTCCCTCTAGTGGAAAGGACATTATGTGAAAGAAGTGACTGTGATTGCTTTAAATGGCAATTTTATaacaaattattatattattatatcacaaaaaatacaaaacgttattattattttcattttaaattaccaATGAGGAGGTTGCCCATTCACATGCAATATCACTGTATTTCACTGTTCCTTAACaggtgacagacaggaaacaagagGGGGGAATCTATTTGCTGGAGCACCTCCAGGCCCTGCAGtggtcatttcctgtttttaccaGAGGAGGGCACCCTCTTCTCTCCGGATGCTTCAGCTGCTTGAACCTGCTGGAGGTGAGGTGATGTGTGCTGTCTGAGCTGTCAGCACACATTAGTGCTGTCTCATTAAAGTGATGTCAGTGGCGCTCCATTAGCAGTAATGAACAGCTGCCCTGCCTCAAGGCCAAGTCAACAAGTGATCTTTGTTTGTCAGGGCGACCCGCAGGTTAACCTGCTATAACTAGGAACAGAGAACAAACTGATCGTGGTTTTGATTCTCTCAAAGGGTCTGCAAAGCTGTTCTGGGTCAAACTCTACACGATCGGGGGTTTAAGATCATCAATATGATGATGTTATGATGATGCATTTTAAGGTGACATTTAAGCAAGATTTGATAGGACATAAGCTGCAAACTGCTGTCTGTTCTTTTGCTGTTAATTCTCCATCTTTGCAATAATAAGTAAAACACCTTATGTGAAAGTTTTTTATGCAGGGTGACGTAGAGAGGGATGCATAGCATAGCATTTAAGGCTCTAAGCAAGATACAGGCAAAGTTTCCATGTAAACACATCTTATCAAGCTGAGTCAGCATAATGCTGTAACAGAGAAGAACATCCCATCCCTTCAATTGTGATGCTGTTGGTTTTATGTACATGCTAAAATACCGTAAGTGTATTTAGTGTATAACATAAAATATAGTGTAGCAAGAGCAAAATAGAAGCTTTCCTTTTAACACCATCATGGTGGTGGAActtcagcacagagagagatggagttgccaacattttctatttttatattaatctCAGGTGACCCATTTGGTGCCATGTTTAGTTTACATGAATTCTGTATGTTGAAGTTAAGATTTTCCTAATAGTTACTCCTCTTTGCCATGAGGGGGCACCAGCGTGTGAAGTTGACCCATGTGCCTCTGACGTCTAGAATGTTACAATAAGCAAAAAAATCCAAAGTAAAATGgttttacaaagaaaatacTAAAGGCCGGCCACATGTTAGCTCTTTTACCACCattcccttcctctccttcagctTCTTGTGACCCAACTCATGCGAGACCTCAGACACCCACTCAGATAGACCTGGATCTGAGTAGTATTTTGGGTTAAAACCATGATATCCCCCATTTGCCTCCCTCCATTAATGGCCTATTTAGCGTACTGCCGATGGCAGTAAAGAGATAGCTTGGCTTTTATACTTTCTGACTGGGTATATTAGCAGGTAATGTTCTTAAAGAGGATTAGTggatggaaagagagggaaggagaaagaggagagtggTTGAAAGTGCCGTAGGGATGGCATGGCAGTAAATAGGCAGGTGATAgcagggaggacaggagagcTTATGCTGCTTTGTGCTGCCTCTGGCTATGGACAGGGGATTAGCAGCCATTGTGGATTCTCTGGTATCCTGAAGCATGTTGAGTCATAGCTGTTTAATTGTTTGTATGTCAAAATATATGAAGGGAAATAAGTTGTTCTTTTACATATGAGCAGTGAagaaggtgttttttttcccataatgCTAAGCTGTCAAATTCCAGTTAATATATTTACAGGGAAATGCAAAGTAAATTGTCAAGGTCAGTAAGTGGTTTAAACAACACAGGTGGTTAACTATTCCTTCTGATCTCATGTAGCTAGTCAGTCAGGAATGTGCCGTGGGTCGAGGTCAAGAGTCCCAACAAACTAAACAAATCTTCCTGTTTACTGTTTTTAGACATTAACCTTCTTTCTTCTCAAAGACATTTGACCTTTAAGGAAGTGAAtgcatgtttgtgcacatgACACAGAAATTATGAATTAGAGAAAAAGCAGATATGTGAGCAATAAAAATAGAGCCATGGGTGCAACTAAACATGTCTTATACAAGGCCTTATATAGCAAGCAATATTGACATTCTTGTTTGGTGATAGTCTGACTTCCCTGACTTGAtgatatatacacatatatatgttgCTTATTGTAAGCTGATGAAAGATACTATAAAACAAAGcgttgttttaaataaaatgagttCAAGAGACCGTTTCTGGTTCCTCTTCCAGACCATACagataaaaaacactgaatgtgctTCTCAGTCTAATctgctcctcccctctcccacTATTCTAACTGCCATATGACTAATGCTGTAGACCCGAGGCCTTGGCTCGGCGCAGCTAAGCTGTTTTGAGGGTGATTTGATCATGCATAGATGACATTGAGTTAGAATGGGTCACTGCAGAATCTCCTTTAGCCACAGTCTGTTGGAAAGGAGTCAAGTGGAGGGCAAGCACCTGGGCTAGCTGACCTTTACCTGGAGAGAGGAAACGGAGAGGGATCAGGAGTTTAGGCTGCAAAGATCTAGTTTGTTAGGAGTCGGTTTCAAAATTTCAGGGATGAGTAAGTGAGCCatttagcttagcatgaaaTTCTGTCATCAGAACCGGAACGGTATCATCCCTAATCAGTCTCCATCCATTTCCTTATCCACTTTAACTTCTCTGTGTGCGTGTCACACATCAATACTTCCTCATGCTCACTCAAGTTTCCAAATCTTGAAAAAGTGTGAGATTGCACTCTCTCCAGGGGAGGTATGTACAAAATTTTGTTCATGCCAAGACATCCCTGTGACCATCTCAGCAGCACTGGGATATGAAAGGAGCATTGTGCGCTGCTTCATGCTCCATGGCCAATTGACTTCTTTTCCCATTAATCAAATGCACTGTTTACCTAATCTTTCATAGCTTTtcaaaaccattaaaaccaAGAGGATTATCCTAGTATTTCTGACGGTGTTCCTTTACCTCAGCTACAGGTGCCCCGGTaacactttctctcttttcctcctccttttttccctccccttcctctctttagtttttccccctttatcacttcctttttcctattttcgctttctttccctttctcaaATTTCCTTTCTCTCCAAGGATTACTGTCTGCATTATCTAAACTCTTAAAAGTGCAACCTCTCCATCCCACCAGTGGACAACTCTACCCCCCgctctgaataaataaagtattattGTCCGATTAAAGCAGATTAAGCAGATGGAAAGAGAGTCAATCTGAAATTGGGTTTAATGCTGCACTTATCTGAATTCTTGACTGCTTTCATAGTGTACACTTTTGTGTCTTTGAGCAGGAAGTTGGTGTGGGTTAGAGGGGCTACATTTCGGAGAGTGTATCTTACTGTAGAGCTAAAAGAGGAAATTGTGAATTGAATT is a window encoding:
- the LOC108897272 gene encoding G-protein coupled receptor 26; protein product: MDAADIVASVLVLGIIFVSLLSNVVVLICFLYNPEIRKQVPGLFILNLTFCNLLLSVSNMPLTLVGLVTTGHPGGGSGYCQIMGFLDTFLTTNSMLSMAALSIDRWVAVVFPLSYHSRIRHRDAVIALGYTWIHSLCFSTVATCRSWVGYHHLYASCTLCNARAKGSGTQFVVFTVALHSLTFLLTLIVMCVTYLKVLKVARFHCKRIDVITMQTLVLLVDIHPSVRQKCLDEQKRRRQRATKKISTFIGTFVVCFTPYVITRIVELFCPGPISPHWGVLSKCLAYSKAASDPFVYSLLRHQYRKTCSLLANKVLKRSQLNSSSQRRMENSTGRSDNTVSTANNIQAPADKPLGQ